A stretch of DNA from Candidatus Neomarinimicrobiota bacterium:
ATGGAGGAATTGCCGACACTTGTTCATGCGGGCATAAGCACCATCAAACTCTTTATGGCTTACAAAAACGTTCTCCAGGTTGATGACGAAACATTGTTTAAATCTCTGCAAATTGCAGGTGATAACGGGATTTTGACATGCGTCCATGCCGAGAACGGAGACGCAATAGACGTGCTGATAAAACAAATGCTTGCCGAAGGGAAAACAGACCCGATTTATCATGCTAAGTCGAGACCTCATTGGGCGGAAGCGGAAGCCACTTCCCGCGCTATTCACCTTGCCGCGATTGCCGACGCCCCTTTATTTGTGGTTCACTTAACCTGTGCATCCGCGCTCGAACAAATTAAAATCGCACGAGCCAAGGGGCTCAAGGCAATGGCTGAAACTTGTGTGCAGTATCTTTTCAGAACAGAGAAAGATCTTGCCCGTCCCGGATTTGAGGGAGCGAAGTACGTCTGCTCCCCCCCGCTTAGAACGGAAGAAGACCAGAAGGCTCTCTGGGACGGACTCATTAACGGAGACCTCGCAAGTATATCCACCGACCACTGTACGTTCAATTACGTCGGTCAAAAAGACCTCGGCAAGGGTGATTTTTCACTCATACCGAACGGACTGCCCGGCATTGAAGACCGTATGATGGTAATGCATCATCATGGAGTCGGCGGCGGAAAATTCTCACTTGAGCGTTGGGTCGAGATCACCTCCACTAATCCTGCCAAAACATTCGGCATGTATCCCCGCAAGGGAGTTATCCGGGAAAACAGCGACGCAGACTTGGTAATATGGGATCCTGAAAAAGAACATACGATCAGCGCCGAAACCCACCACATGAATATCGATTATAATATCTACGAGGGAATGGAAGTCAAGGGGATGCCGGAGATAGTGTTTTCATCGGGACGTAT
This window harbors:
- the hydA gene encoding dihydropyrimidinase, producing the protein MSTLIKNAKLINADGSLDADILIDNEIIVKVGESIEDNADRIIDASGKYVIPGGIDVHTHLDMPFGGTVSSDNFETGHIAAAHGGTTCHIDFIIQGKGQSLAEAIDIWHGKAEGKACVDYGFHMAITDMTDSVMEELPTLVHAGISTIKLFMAYKNVLQVDDETLFKSLQIAGDNGILTCVHAENGDAIDVLIKQMLAEGKTDPIYHAKSRPHWAEAEATSRAIHLAAIADAPLFVVHLTCASALEQIKIARAKGLKAMAETCVQYLFRTEKDLARPGFEGAKYVCSPPLRTEEDQKALWDGLINGDLASISTDHCTFNYVGQKDLGKGDFSLIPNGLPGIEDRMMVMHHHGVGGGKFSLERWVEITSTNPAKTFGMYPRKGVIRENSDADLVIWDPEKEHTISAETHHMNIDYNIYEGMEVKGMPEIVFSSGRIVVEDGEFKGKVGAGNFVRREAIEGVI